A genomic segment from Leptolyngbya boryana PCC 6306 encodes:
- the pntB gene encoding Re/Si-specific NAD(P)(+) transhydrogenase subunit beta gives MFDSLSNVAYIAASALFILSLSGLSNQETAQKGNGYGIAGMAIAFLATILRSDVTGYGILATVIVPGAIIGAILAGRVAMTEMPELVAMLHSFVGMAAVLVGIANHLQPQALTGAEATIHQVEVFIGVFIGAVTFTGSIVAFGKLRGLVSSKPLMIPGRHILNLGLLGASVALGAQFLNHDSTLALLIMSVLAGVLGVHLVMAIGGADMPVVISMLNSYSGWAAAAAGFMLSNDLLIITGALVGSSGAILSYIMCKAMNRSFISVILGGFGTGKSAKAKEMTGEAKSISLEDTVEQLENASSVIIVPGYGMAVAQAQHAISEITKTLRDRGIKVRFGIHPVAGRLPGHMNVLLAEAKVPYDIVLEMDEINDDFPETDVVLVIGANDTVNPSAVEDPDCAIAGMPVLEVWKAKTTIVLKRSLGSGYAGVENPLFYKENTHMLFGDAKKNTDAILSKLNALVVA, from the coding sequence ATGTTTGATAGTCTTTCTAATGTGGCGTACATTGCCGCGAGTGCTTTGTTCATTTTGAGTTTGAGCGGACTTTCTAACCAGGAAACGGCTCAGAAAGGGAATGGGTATGGAATTGCTGGAATGGCGATCGCGTTTCTCGCAACCATTCTCCGCAGTGATGTGACAGGGTATGGAATTCTTGCCACTGTGATTGTACCGGGAGCAATTATCGGCGCAATTCTCGCAGGGCGAGTTGCAATGACTGAAATGCCTGAGCTAGTTGCCATGCTGCATAGCTTTGTCGGGATGGCAGCCGTGCTGGTTGGAATTGCGAATCATCTTCAACCGCAGGCTTTAACGGGAGCCGAAGCAACGATTCACCAAGTCGAGGTCTTTATCGGTGTATTTATCGGAGCGGTGACATTTACAGGCTCGATCGTTGCTTTTGGTAAGCTTCGAGGCTTAGTTAGCAGTAAGCCGTTAATGATTCCAGGACGGCACATTCTGAACCTTGGTTTACTCGGTGCAAGTGTTGCTTTGGGCGCACAGTTTTTGAATCATGACTCGACTCTGGCATTGCTGATCATGAGTGTGCTAGCTGGAGTGCTCGGCGTGCATCTGGTGATGGCGATCGGGGGTGCAGATATGCCCGTCGTGATTTCGATGTTGAATAGTTACTCTGGCTGGGCTGCTGCTGCTGCTGGATTTATGTTGTCAAATGATTTGCTAATCATTACGGGCGCATTAGTTGGCAGTAGTGGCGCGATTCTGAGTTACATCATGTGTAAAGCAATGAATCGATCGTTTATCAGTGTCATCTTGGGCGGCTTTGGAACTGGGAAGAGTGCTAAGGCAAAAGAGATGACGGGAGAAGCGAAATCGATTTCGCTAGAAGACACCGTCGAGCAATTAGAAAATGCTAGTAGCGTAATCATTGTTCCAGGCTACGGCATGGCAGTTGCACAAGCACAGCATGCGATTTCTGAAATCACAAAGACTTTGCGCGATCGCGGAATCAAGGTTCGGTTTGGCATTCATCCGGTTGCCGGAAGACTTCCAGGACATATGAATGTGTTACTAGCAGAAGCAAAAGTGCCCTATGATATTGTGCTAGAAATGGACGAAATCAATGACGATTTTCCTGAAACGGATGTCGTTTTAGTGATTGGGGCAAATGATACGGTGAATCCTAGCGCTGTCGAAGATCCAGATTGTGCGATCGCGGGAATGCCTGTTCTGGAAGTTTGGAAAGCAAAAACAACGATCGTGCTAAAGCGGAGTTTAGGCAGTGGATATGCAGGCGTTGAAAACCCCCTGTTCTACAAGGAAAACACTCACATGCTTTTTGGCGATGCGAAGAAGAACACTGATGCAATTCTCAGCAAACTCAACGCATTAGTCGTCGCCTAA
- a CDS encoding FHA domain-containing protein produces MTRTLYSTHPGIAHPQLRIGRDPVTCDLVLPSITQEDLTVSKLHVEIYFAPPADQFYLRNLKGKSNPPKLYGNWVDDVPVPLDHDGELQLGRRVFQISVVLHTPIVIAPTAPADLKAEGAPTSALPLTCPHCASGYTYEEATKFNGRCPKDGFFLHGASIYIP; encoded by the coding sequence ATGACTCGCACTCTCTACTCTACTCACCCTGGAATTGCTCACCCACAATTGCGAATTGGTCGAGATCCAGTCACTTGTGATTTAGTCTTGCCTTCGATCACACAGGAAGACTTAACCGTATCGAAGTTACATGTCGAAATCTACTTTGCCCCCCCTGCAGACCAGTTTTATCTCCGCAATCTCAAAGGCAAAAGCAATCCTCCTAAGCTGTACGGGAATTGGGTGGATGACGTACCTGTGCCACTTGATCATGATGGAGAATTGCAGCTCGGCAGACGAGTGTTCCAGATCTCGGTTGTGCTCCACACCCCGATCGTGATTGCTCCAACCGCGCCTGCGGATCTCAAAGCGGAAGGTGCTCCAACATCTGCCTTGCCCCTGACTTGCCCACACTGTGCATCAGGCTATACCTACGAGGAAGCCACAAAATTTAATGGACGCTGTCCGAAAGATGGCTTCTTTTTACATGGAGCTTCTATCTATATTCCCTAA
- a CDS encoding FHA domain-containing protein has product MPVTVTLFWNDPVTEAEQEIVAVTPIAIGRSAETMRQQGIPDRQHVILNSLQVSRFHALIEWKDGNLIVSDQHSSNGLFVNGRAQTQAALVDGDVLQVGPFQVSILRTQFPSRISIAAPPAPARTQSSFPPPWFIQAEHISLSDLDRDRIEVEQIDFAAVGGGLGSYIWANLLRLSGIRADQIRVLGKVQFDQQGKLRLDSEQKPYWNYQQLCEFSQIPPHERLRSNSDSCPDNIWGFPSYALREAWSDLGKGQLGHALKLLYQVFSEPTGIETYTPKSGNVFASIDRETRRMGWQQMFRYGDVRAIRKTTDDRYVIAYSRSSASGRSYHYLVARYVQIAIGYPALRYLPLVTTYREKTQEAFDDRLVVNAYEDHQHVYQQLKQRGGGTVVLQGRGIVASRIIQRIDEMRKYEDTKILLIHMMRSPVSQGHRYQSSTRLVKNHQELQPFNWPKACWGGELREALEKAPPEERKRLLSDWGGTTTADRHDWQDMIDQGIRSGWYRILFGEIKDLQREHDRLRIDVLDKAEAQNNEQMIKVDFLIDATGLTNEVQFSPLLKDLVLRYKLDLNPTKRLSVSNQFEMHGMRNGAGRMYAAGAMTLGGPYAAVDSFLGLQYAALVAVDDLSTAQVPGIKPLNGLRSFTQWLRWVQNQAP; this is encoded by the coding sequence ATGCCAGTTACCGTTACTCTCTTTTGGAATGATCCTGTTACTGAAGCTGAGCAAGAAATCGTTGCGGTCACTCCGATCGCCATTGGGCGAAGTGCAGAAACGATGCGCCAACAGGGCATTCCTGATCGCCAGCATGTGATTCTCAATAGTCTACAAGTTTCACGGTTTCATGCCCTGATCGAGTGGAAAGACGGGAACTTGATAGTCAGCGATCAACACAGTAGTAATGGGCTCTTTGTGAATGGTCGCGCTCAGACGCAGGCAGCTTTAGTCGATGGCGATGTGCTACAAGTGGGTCCGTTTCAGGTTTCCATTCTTCGCACCCAGTTTCCGTCGCGTATCTCTATCGCTGCACCTCCTGCACCTGCTCGCACACAATCTAGCTTTCCGCCTCCTTGGTTCATTCAAGCTGAACACATTTCCCTCTCGGATTTAGACCGAGATCGGATTGAGGTTGAGCAAATTGATTTTGCAGCGGTTGGCGGTGGATTGGGGAGCTATATTTGGGCAAATTTGCTCAGGCTATCTGGAATTCGAGCCGATCAGATTCGTGTCTTAGGTAAGGTGCAATTCGATCAACAGGGCAAGCTTCGTCTCGACTCAGAACAAAAGCCCTATTGGAACTATCAACAACTGTGCGAATTTTCTCAAATTCCACCGCATGAACGATTACGATCGAACTCGGATTCTTGCCCAGATAATATCTGGGGATTTCCTAGCTATGCACTGCGAGAAGCTTGGTCAGATTTGGGAAAAGGTCAGCTTGGTCATGCGTTGAAGCTGCTATACCAAGTTTTTTCAGAGCCGACAGGCATCGAAACCTATACACCCAAGTCGGGCAATGTCTTTGCGTCGATCGATCGTGAAACCCGTCGAATGGGATGGCAGCAGATGTTTCGCTATGGTGATGTACGAGCCATTCGCAAAACCACGGACGATCGCTATGTGATTGCTTATTCACGCAGTAGTGCGAGTGGACGGAGCTACCATTATTTGGTCGCGCGCTATGTCCAGATCGCGATCGGATATCCTGCACTGCGCTATCTGCCGCTTGTAACTACCTATCGTGAAAAGACTCAAGAAGCATTTGACGATCGTTTAGTTGTCAATGCCTATGAAGACCATCAACATGTCTATCAGCAACTCAAACAGCGAGGCGGCGGAACTGTTGTGTTGCAAGGTCGGGGCATTGTTGCCTCTCGGATCATTCAACGCATTGATGAGATGCGAAAATACGAAGACACGAAAATTCTGTTGATTCACATGATGCGATCGCCCGTCTCTCAAGGACATCGCTATCAAAGCTCAACTCGTCTTGTGAAAAATCACCAAGAGCTTCAGCCGTTTAATTGGCCTAAAGCATGTTGGGGCGGTGAACTTAGAGAAGCTTTAGAAAAAGCACCCCCTGAAGAACGGAAACGGTTACTTAGTGATTGGGGCGGGACAACTACGGCAGACCGTCACGACTGGCAGGACATGATTGATCAAGGGATTCGTTCCGGTTGGTATCGGATTCTGTTTGGCGAGATCAAGGATTTGCAGCGAGAGCACGATCGCTTACGCATTGATGTATTAGACAAAGCCGAAGCTCAGAACAATGAGCAGATGATCAAAGTCGATTTTTTGATTGATGCCACAGGACTCACCAATGAGGTTCAGTTTAGCCCCTTGCTCAAAGATTTGGTGCTGCGGTATAAGCTCGATCTCAATCCCACGAAACGGCTCTCAGTCTCAAATCAGTTTGAAATGCATGGCATGAGAAATGGTGCAGGACGGATGTATGCAGCAGGGGCAATGACCTTGGGAGGTCCCTATGCAGCCGTCGATAGCTTCTTAGGACTTCAGTATGCAGCATTGGTTGCCGTCGATGATCTGAGCACGGCGCAGGTTCCGGGCATCAAGCCTTTGAATGGTTTGAGATCGTTTACTCAATGGTTACGCTGGGTTCAAAATCAAGCCCCCTAA
- a CDS encoding cation:proton antiporter produces the protein MYGILSVAGLPLADPVYLFSLILGLIFVAMKLATWLRLPMIVLLIVFGAIVGMNGLGLIARDAQLILLERIGLLYIMLLAGLGLQLDFLHHAGKKVLTFGLLTFGVPFAIGFVTGQVLTQNLLVAVLLGILYSPHTLMAYPIVVAFGIGQQEAVSVAVGGSIITTVLTLMAYAIVKAIQAGGVGIDLWIKLLVLLPIVIVSCLKGLQYLAQRVIKDETHPQHAFVFVLAAMFLTASLTHAIGVDAIVGAFIAGLALSRSVPSQFMQQLEFVGNSLFIPIFALSVGVLSDPNVLIQHPENLGIAAFVILGAVGAKFLAAWLTGYCFKYDWAAIFTMFGLTMSRSALVLVIALFGRNAGLLSSGVFNAIVAYIAVTCLIGPVITTVAGKAIAAR, from the coding sequence ATGTATGGAATTTTAAGCGTTGCAGGATTACCTTTAGCTGATCCAGTCTATCTTTTTAGCCTGATTCTTGGATTGATCTTTGTGGCAATGAAGCTTGCAACTTGGTTGCGGTTGCCGATGATCGTTCTCTTGATTGTATTCGGTGCGATCGTAGGAATGAATGGCTTGGGCTTGATCGCGCGGGATGCTCAACTGATTTTGCTAGAGCGAATTGGATTGCTCTACATTATGCTTTTAGCAGGACTAGGATTGCAGCTCGATTTCCTCCATCATGCAGGTAAGAAAGTCCTCACCTTTGGGCTGCTAACGTTTGGTGTGCCTTTTGCGATCGGCTTTGTGACTGGACAGGTTCTAACTCAGAATTTACTCGTTGCAGTACTGCTGGGGATTCTTTACTCGCCGCATACTTTAATGGCATATCCCATTGTTGTTGCATTTGGGATTGGGCAGCAAGAAGCAGTTTCTGTTGCAGTGGGCGGATCAATCATCACAACGGTTCTGACCCTGATGGCATATGCGATCGTGAAAGCAATTCAAGCCGGGGGAGTTGGGATCGACCTGTGGATCAAACTGCTTGTTCTGCTGCCGATCGTGATCGTTAGCTGCTTGAAAGGATTACAGTATCTAGCACAGCGGGTGATCAAAGATGAAACCCATCCTCAGCACGCATTCGTATTTGTGCTTGCGGCAATGTTTTTAACCGCAAGCCTGACTCATGCCATTGGCGTCGATGCCATTGTGGGTGCATTTATTGCAGGGTTAGCTTTAAGCCGCTCAGTGCCCAGTCAGTTCATGCAGCAACTTGAATTCGTGGGGAATAGCTTATTTATTCCGATTTTTGCTTTGTCGGTTGGCGTGTTATCTGATCCAAATGTCCTGATTCAGCATCCAGAAAACTTAGGTATTGCAGCTTTCGTGATTCTGGGTGCAGTTGGGGCAAAATTTTTAGCAGCTTGGCTGACTGGATATTGTTTCAAATATGATTGGGCAGCCATTTTTACGATGTTTGGCTTAACAATGTCGCGCTCGGCGTTAGTCCTCGTCATTGCTTTATTTGGTCGCAATGCTGGTTTACTTAGCTCCGGAGTGTTTAATGCGATCGTGGCTTACATTGCAGTCACTTGCTTAATCGGGCCTGTCATTACAACTGTTGCAGGCAAAGCGATCGCCGCACGTTAG
- a CDS encoding adenylate kinase: MARLIFVGPPGAGKGTQSKFLADAHQIPHISTGDILRESVAAKTSLGVQAQGYMDRGELVPDQLVIDLIRERLSKPDAQSGWILDGFPRNVAQAEFLDALLSELHQGCDRVVNFDVPDPVLLVRLLSRGRKDDNEETIRRRLEVYREQTAPLISYYESQQKLVTVNGDQSMDEVAAALNQVVA, translated from the coding sequence GTGGCGCGACTGATTTTTGTAGGACCTCCTGGAGCCGGAAAAGGGACTCAATCCAAGTTTTTGGCGGATGCTCATCAGATTCCGCATATCTCGACTGGAGATATTCTCCGGGAGTCCGTGGCTGCGAAAACGTCGCTCGGTGTGCAGGCTCAAGGCTATATGGATCGCGGGGAATTAGTTCCGGATCAGTTAGTGATTGATTTGATTCGGGAACGTCTGAGCAAGCCGGATGCACAATCGGGCTGGATTTTAGATGGATTTCCTCGCAATGTGGCACAGGCTGAGTTCTTAGATGCCTTGCTGAGTGAGTTACATCAAGGCTGCGATCGAGTGGTGAATTTTGATGTTCCAGATCCGGTACTGCTGGTTCGGCTTTTGAGCCGGGGTCGGAAGGATGATAACGAAGAAACAATTCGTCGTCGTCTAGAAGTCTATCGAGAGCAGACTGCACCCTTGATTAGCTACTATGAGTCTCAGCAGAAGTTGGTCACAGTCAATGGTGATCAATCGATGGATGAAGTCGCTGCAGCATTAAATCAGGTTGTCGCTTAG